A genomic region of Sulfobacillus acidophilus DSM 10332 contains the following coding sequences:
- a CDS encoding export-related chaperone CsaA (PFAM: Putative tRNA binding domain~TIGRFAM: export-related chaperone CsaA~InterPro IPR008231:IPR002547~KEGG: bha:BH1785 chaperonin involved in protein secretion~PFAM: tRNA-binding region~SPTR: Chaperonin involved in protein secretion;~TIGRFAM: Secretion chaperone CsaA), protein MPFEPVDGFFRYQLAVGTVLTAEVNAKAKKPAYHLVIDFGPWGTKHTSAQLTRHYVPEDLVGTQVVAVLNFPPRRIADVTSEVLVLGAVQDEGRDVILLRPDHPVPNGTLIS, encoded by the coding sequence ATGCCGTTCGAACCTGTAGACGGATTTTTTCGGTATCAATTGGCCGTGGGAACGGTCTTGACAGCCGAGGTCAATGCGAAAGCGAAAAAACCCGCCTACCATCTCGTCATTGATTTTGGACCATGGGGGACGAAACACACGTCGGCGCAATTGACTCGCCACTATGTGCCGGAAGACTTGGTCGGGACGCAAGTCGTGGCCGTCTTGAACTTTCCGCCACGGCGCATTGCGGATGTGACGTCGGAGGTCCTGGTATTGGGTGCGGTGCAAGACGAAGGACGGGACGTGATCTTGTTGCGCCCCGACCACCCGGTGCCCAATGGCACCCTAATTTCGTAG